The nucleotide window GTTGTGATTACTATCCGTATTATCTGTAGTTTTCACAAAAGCCCTGGCACTGTCAAAAGTTGACTGTATGATGCATTTTATGTCATCTTGCAAACTTTTGCTGATGAATAAACAGATATATTGGTGCAGGTAACTTGGAACATTGTAACAATACAAATCTGGCAACCTACCCTTAAAGACATTCAAAAAAAGTGGTGCGTTATGTGCGATATACACTTCCACTTCCACCAAtccaaatcattttcatttatagatgttaaatgtaaaagaataatgtttaacctctcttctgtttcttcttctcctcttcctctcccacAGCGGGTGcctctccacctcctcctcctcctcctcctgttgTTTCCTTCTTGGGTGCTGTACTTACACAACAGCAGTGACATCGGTGAGAAAACTACTAACTTTTAAAGCAGTGCATGTCATAATGGTGCCCACCGAATATTCTTTGTCTCAgtgtcaaatatataaaatatgacttGGTGACATTTTAGAAAAGTTGATGTAAAAGAAAATCTACTTACCCAGAGTCAGTTTAGCAAACACATCAGGAAAGTTCTTCTCAAGCCACTGTTTGCATTTAGCCGGCTCAGGCATGTACTCGCAGTACTAGCAGAGCAAAGCAGATGCATTTTATTCATTTGCTTTCTACCAACAGAATGTGTTatcatttttaaaggaatagttcaccaaaaaatgaaaattttgagaaatatagcattacatcaATTGTTGACCAACAGATGCTCTTCAGTGAATGAGTGCCGTCAgaaggagagtccaaacagttgataaaaacatcacaataatccatccacaccactccatccatcaagatgttttcaaTTTAAATCATTGCTTCTTGACAAAATATTAGTGCATAATCCTTAAAACGAGTGCATCCACTGCACTCAAATACACTAATAGAGATACACTACTTTTAGAACTGTTTTCGCTTGTAGACATTTCATgatctgtgcacatttctctcctgattcagactagaTGACTTTTCCAATTGagaaagtaattattattaattgcagaTTTGCAATTGAAGcagtggtttaaagttaaaaagcctcagttttttgcttcacaagatgttaattggtggactggaaatgtgtggattattgtgatatttttttatcagctgtttggactcattctgacggcacccattcactgcattggtgagtaagtgatctAATACCAAATTCCTCCAAATCTTTTcccatgaacaaacaaacaaactcatacaCACATTGggtggtctgagggtgagtacatacTCAGCAAATTTCCATTTTATTAGGTGAACCATTCCTTGAACATGTGATGTACTCACCTCTACTGGCAGAGAACACACTGCAAGTAAAACAGGAGAGAAATGTTTGTATTACATGCGAACCAGAATTCAATACAATTTTAActactttttaaatttaattaatataatcagACAATTAGCTTAGGcagtacattcatttttatttattttttgcactttcTCACCTCCACAATAGAGAACTTTCAGTGGGTACTTTGCATCTGGGTCGGCCCGATCCACTTTATTTTCTGGTGACCCCGACTCTGCATTCTCAGTAGTAGCCATATTACACAAATCTACAATCGATACAGAAGTGTTATTTTAGACTGATGCACAGAGACCAACACTTGAATTCTAAGATATGGCAAAATCTATTCTAGGCTAAAATGTGCACTTAGAAGATATTATTCACTAACACCTAGAGTAAAGTGTTTAGTTTGCAAAAACTGCAAAACCAATTTATTGTCTTTATAATGCATGCAGAGATGTGTTCTGTCTGGTTATACTCAAAATCTATAACAGATATAACTAAACACACATCAGGCAATTGCAAAAGGCCCTTCTGACAGATATCACTTCAGCACGATTTATCAACCTTGGgtgaattttaataatattttaaaattaataagacTCCCAAAACGTACTATTTTGGTTAACAAAATCACAAAAGATGTTTTAAGTAACGTACATTAAAAGTACATTAAGTACATTGCTTTAGGGACACTAACCAACACACTATGATCAAACGCAATGGGTCTGATTAAAGGCTTTTCTTATTACACTAATAAATGAATTCAAATATCGTTTAAAACTATTTTAGAGTCACTGACAGTGACTTGATTCTAGAAGCCTCCGAACAAGGATCACTCATTCATTAGCCAGCACTGCTAATCAAAGCTCTCGTACAGCAGCCACGCGCTCCAGCTCATACATACCGCGTCGATATAAGCTCAGTAAACCTTGCTTTTGAGTAACACATTGatcattattaaattaacttgTGCAGATGCTCCGTAAAGGGTGAAAGAAATGTTGTTGCTCAGCACGCCTTCACTGTCTGATTTGGCTTTGGGTCCTGACAACGGCTGTCTAATGCAGCGCAACAACGTAGTTTGCGCTTTTGCCGTGTTACGTACGTACTTCGTGATTACATATTTTCGggttatactaaaataataatttaaaaatctgtAATGCGACTTTTATATAagacattttatataaccgaATGAAAAAGCATACGTGTAAACAGAATTTTGAACTAATATTTTAAACCAGGCATCTCGTTGGACAGCCCCGTTAAGCGCGGATCCTAACATGCCGTTTGAGAATTCCGAAAATAATCACCCGCTTCTTATTACATACATTTCACACTGAATCTGAATGCAAATATTTAATTGCAcactttttaaaacttaaaagtgATTTTGATTATGAGTTAGGCTGTTTAGGttgcatttattgttgttttttaatcccGAGTGTTTTGTTTACACTTaaataatgcatgtttaaaaacaatcaaactaaACTGTGTGTCATAATCAGGCACCGATAACAAGATATTGATATTGTGCATCGCTATGATGTTGGCGCTgctgttttgttcatttaaagtGAAGTTAGTAGTAAAACCAAGTCTTGTCTGCTAGTTCAGACATTTGTCTGTCAGTGTTTCAATGCGAGACGTGATGGAGGGCTTCAAGGAAACAAGAAACTCTAAAACCCTTGGAAGTTTTTCGATATCAAAAGGTGACAAACCTCATGTAAACATGAATGAATAGTAGAAACCCCTCAAATATAAAACATGATGATTATTCTttgcattaattaattcatttacaggatCTCCAGTAGAGCCCTGGCACAGTACTCCTCTAAAAAAGGTTGGTTGTTTTTTAAATCGTTTTATGTAAAGTATCGGTCATTAATGGATAGTGAAGGGCCACTAACAAGTGTCTATCATACACAGAGACTCATACTATCTCATGATGCAACTCATTAAGTTGGTTGAGAGAGTGTACAGAGCTGGAATAAATTGCATGTTAACTTTGAAGaagctaaaaataatatttaacatttttagtcacTATATTCCGTTTGTGTTATTTGATGTTTGCGATGTATCTATGTTGGTGCTAAAATGATGAAAACAGATGTCTTGTGATGAGCACAATAGCTATTCTGACTGATAGCTAATCTTttgaaaataatcatgaaaaataactaaaaaggaaTGTTTTCTCTCCACTTTTGTTATAAAGCTTCAATTTTCTCTTTAAACTTATTAAATACTAATTACACTTTGAATGTGTAATGTGTATTCTGTTTGCATAGTTTATATGGCACATTGTTGATTTATCTATATTGTGACGTGTTTTTGTTCCTTTGTATTTATTGTAACCTTGTTTTTAGTTCAAGCAGTTATATCTACAATTTAACACTTATTGGTGAATAAAAGATCTGATTCTGAGCTTACGATACTCTATTCTTCAGAATCTTTTTGCTGCTAATGAGGCGCCAGATTTTTCCTCCACCAAACTCAGAGATGAAAACAGAACAAGGCCTGCGAGACTGAGTCTACATGACCTCTCAGAACCAATGTCCTCTTTCTCATTAACACAGGACTTCCAGGTAACACGTTTGAAGTGGCTTGAACTGAAATCCCAGTTTTCCagaatataattgtattaaataaaaatctgctGAAAACTTACtctgtaggtgagtttgtttctttatagtaacaggtttggagaaatttagcattactaatagatcctttgcagtgaatgggtgccgtcagaatgagagtctaaacagctgataaaaacattacattaatccACAAGAAACCCACATCACTCCATTCCATCAGTAAACGTCTAATGAATCTAAGCATCCATTTTcatcaaatttagatttttggtttagctattcctttaaaactgTGAATGGCATGGTAACTCCTGGATGACTTGGTGTTTTTGTTAACTAATTATTAACCTGTTTTTGGGTTGTTACTAGATCCCAGTTAATGGATTGGAGGTCTCCACTATCAAGAGGCAGCGTCTGGAGCTGCAGCTTCTCATAGCAGAACTGAAGGACCGCGACCAGGAGCTCAACACCATGGCAGccgcccatcacaagcagctgtTGTCCTGGGAGCAGGACCGTCAGAGAGTGCTGATCCTGGAACAGAGATGTGCCCGACTGGAGGGTGAGAGTGACTCCAGAGCAGGGTTAACAAAAATCTAACTCAGACTAAATGcaattttgttaattgaaataaagctgacatAAATGTGAAAAACTAACTAAAAGAAGTTGACGCACTACCATTATTAACTGGAATtaaatctaaaactgaaataaaaataaattaatctttaATGGTAAATGTCTAAAACATtacaacaaaattacttaaatttaaacttaatatgctcaactaaaatgaaaactgaaagtatagaaataaaaaagctaattcaagAATCAATAGTATAGTAATAAtcgtataattaaaatattaatagcacTTCTCCAGATGCACTGCAAGTTCTGCTCCAAAACactataatttagtttaaaatgacCATTTCCACTCTTTTTCTGTCCTGTAGAATTAGGTTGTTTTTGCTACTATACTTTTAAGAATTCTATATTCCCCCTTAAATGAAAGCACTATTATGAACTGTTGAAGTTTCAAAATATGGCTCTTCTTTTGCACCTTTGTATCAGTAAACAAATGTGTTTAAAGAATTTAACTGGAACATAGTTGAAGGAAATTCAATTTTTCTTGAATCTAAAAGTAATTAGAGCCACAGTCTCTTctcctcaccaaggctgtatttatttgatcataaatgcagtacacattgtaaaatattattataatttcaaataactgttttctatttgaatacattgtaaaatacaattgcagaatgttcagcatcattcctgcagtcttcagtgtcacatgattcttcagaaatcattctaatatactgatttgctgtcaaaggaacatttcttattattgtcaatgttgcaATGAGTTGTACagcttaattttttatatatttttattttacagtcaatAATGTGTACTTGCTAAttaaaagtatcaatttctttaaaaaaaagaaaaaaaaagaagaggtcttactgatcccaaacctgACTGGTAATGTATTTGACTGCTGGTGTTTTCTCAGATGAGCTGGAGAAGCGTAACGAGTTGATCAGAGCTCTCAGTAAGAGGACGAAGGTGGCTGAATCGAGAGAGAAAGACTTGTACAGAGAGCTCAACAGCACACAACAGCAGCTTCACGAGCTGAGCTGCACACAGATGAACACCACCAGACATGAGCAGGACATGGAGGTGAAGTCAAATCTGTTTTTAGGTCTGAACTTTTGCCCCAGCATGTTCCATTTCCTTTTCCCATCCCTCTATCTTCCTACAtcattactttccactctctttATCTTATGGTAAAACATTCcataaggggctgttcacatatcgcatCTTTTGCACAatcaagtttgttatttcaaatgtagatgTGCGGAAGGTGTGCTAAGTTTGGTCGGTATGTGAACACGGTGTGACATGCCCATTTTTTCCAGGGATGTATGCACTGCATCGAGATAAAAACATTtgaacttttcagaatgctgcaagcgcaccgcgggtcatgtgacaagaaccaaccaatcagcttcatcctttcccataacagcATTGAAagttcagccaagatgaaggaacagctgatcatagctgtacagggTTAgccagttttaaatatatttagtagcagagctactgcaagttaTTGCTGCAAATCCTTTTATTCTTCGCTGAAACTTCTGCTCTTCATGGAAAGTGCAGGTCATGGTTGCTCCGCAATGACAGATGCCTCCGGAGCACAAGCGCCCGAACGCTTTGGAAGAAAACAGAAAGCGACGCGCCTAGCATTTTCCACACGTTTTTGGGCACGAAGTGAACGGCCCCTAACTTGTTATTAGGGATGTAACCTTATCAAAATCTCACGATATGATAAAATCATGACATGAAGTCCACAATACAATATTTGTTGCgatattaattgttttttagcacaatttaaaattaatgtaatgCACTTTGAGAGTTCAAAATTAAGAGCTAAAACCCATGTTCATAACTAAAAAATCTTAAGTCAGAAAAAAAGTCAAGTCAAAAGTGAATTTTGAACTTTAAAGGGAACTCAACACTCTTTTTATTTGTGATATAACATCTCAGTCTAAATTACATTCACACTGGTGTTTTAGGAAGCCAAACAAATCAGAatagaataatagtaataacaacaATGACAGTAATAaccatattttgtaaaataaatattataaatataaattttttgctTTAAACTACAGACGGGAAATTGCAATATCTTTTCCTAATTTCTAaactttaaagaaatatttagaaTTTGGACTGCATTTAAACCGCTAGCTGTCAGCAATTCATACTGCacttttaagcttttattttgagaGAACTGGCAgtagagcttttattttgaaggaaatCTCCAGCTTCACTGAAATCAGGCTCACAAAAACATGTCTCACTTCAAATCTAGTGTAATGTTGTAATCATCTGCCACGTAAATGAAGCATAACTAGTGGCCATTGTGTTCCTAAATGCATGCTAAACTCACAGCACATGCAATAAATGAGTTCACTGCATTCACTGTGAACGGAGCcgttctgaggtgtggaaaacaCCATATCATGAGCAATGTGTGTACTTCACTTTAAAACATGCAGCAAAAACAGATTTGATGAAGGGATTAAGCCATATTGTGCTTTCAGTTTTAGCTTGTTTGATAGATACAGTACTGTGCCAAAGCATAATGGCCCAAAACACAACAAAGATCTTTTATGTTAGAATAAGAAGTTACTAAACTTCACTTTTCTGGATAACCTTTTGTTTCATATCATCATGTGACCACAATAATATCGAGACAACTGTTCTTATAATTTCTGATATCCATAGGAGCGGAACCAGAGTCTGAACTCCACGGTCATGATGCTGTCATCACAGGTGGGACAGCTGCAGGTGCGCGAGGAGGAGCTCAGCTCCATGCTCAAACTGAAGGTAGAAGACGCTCAAACACTCATGCACACATACATTATCTTAAATCCTGAGTATTCAGACACATAATGTAAGcacatgattttttttcaccAGGATAAAGATATGATTGAGGCCACCAATCACATTTTAGAGCTCTCTGGTCGTCTTTGCGAACTAGAGAAATCACTCGAACAGCTGCGAACACGTGAGAGCAAAACACTGCAAGAAATGGAGGAACACAAACACCGTTTCAGAGAGAGCAGACACAAAAACGCACAGCTTAAAGGTAGACATTGTTATTTCAAAATCTCTCGCTTTTCCGAAATGTAATACTGTGTagaagctactttgaaactgtCCCTGCGACTGTTAAAAAAGTACATTCTAAATCATGTTCATGTGAATCTATTCATGCTGGATTCATCAGGATGCTATCAGTACGTTTTAATTTTTGTGCAGCCGAGCTTCAGGAGAAAACCATCGAGAACAACAGCCAGAGAGAAGAGCTCATCCGCTTTAAGCAGGAAAACCAGCTGTTGAAGAAAGACATCACTTCTGTTGAACTTCAGATGATGAGTATGCCACTACCGCATGTGTCATAGTGTAATATAGGCTCTGTTTCCAACCTTAGACAGCATCATAGATGTGCTTCAGACACAGAGACATCTGTAGAAACATTGCATCATGTTTTCTTCACTAATCAGGtggtcccagaatgcattgtgatttgacaccattaaaaacattttttttgttcagcacccaaaataatgtaattaaagtaatcacacacacattcactcagcatttatttatatgtattgtatttatttttatttgactatttggttgctaaaaaaaaagttaacatctaacTAATATTGGACTTCCACACTTTGTGTCAACTTTTCAAATCAGttgacctaaaatatttactttaagtaCTCCccgtttgtttttaaataattaaagaacAAATTTACGTTTACAGTTCTTTGATGTAGTTAAATAATCACAtgaaatgcatgtaaataaatgcaatatctgatatttttaaatatatttgaaacatttaatattgtaaccttttttctccatttttttaaaaatgatttatttatttgttttaattttatatttgtatgatttaattaattattaattataatgtatttaataaattattatttagcttttcatcaactcatgAAGTTGATCTAGTTTGGGAACCCTTGTTATTTTCAAGTAACTGCatgaatgttaattaaaaaataaataaatgaataattacaaATCTGAAAATTAGCTAGCAGGCGGTTCCTGTAGTGAGATTTAAATTCTGTGCcagtaaaaattattaaataaattttacaaaCACTTTAGATCTTGTTATTAATACCTAttgccaattttttttaatttgtcttaaaaatgtaatgtCTGAAATTTTTGAAAGAAAGATTCACCCTCACTGGATCAGAACAGAGCCATTAAAAACTGATATAAACAGCAGATGCAGAAACATAATTTACAGTCTTATGCtcactgttttaaattaatgGAGGTTGTGGTGTCTGTTGGCCAGATGAAGATAAAAGCTGGAGGGATGATTTACTTGAACTCTCCCGATCAAAACAAGCTCGAGTGGAATCTGAGCTGCTCTGTCTGCGGCAGGTACTGTCTTTCAAAACTCCCTCTCTTTACATCATCCAATGCCAGCCAGCGTTCATTTTTAGAAATCTCTGCCCTTTGCATTTGCTTCAGAGTTGTATTTCCAGTTTTTCAGCATGCTTGCAAGACTTCCTGCGTTCCTTTTTCATGACTTAGTGTTTTAAACATGGTCGTGATCTCTTCTAAAACAGCACCATTAATCTTGAAAGAACAGGTTATAACCCAGTGTTACTTTAGTACTGAGATGcttatagtttttatatttagttttcggtttttgtaatttaattgtgtctttttatttaattatttttatttagtttttttttgtcttgtttagtTTGAATCATTTTAGGGCTTGaagaaaattacttttttcccTGTATATTTTATTGGATTTCACTTAAAGTTAGTGATGATTACACTTTTTAAACCTTTTTGCCCTTTTTATAATGAGCCTTTTCATGTTTCTCTATAATCCTGATCCATATTTCTGTACTTAAAGCATCAGAAGTGCTCTTGATTGGTTAGGGTTTTCTTCACACCAATGCAGCACATAATAAATGATTGATAGGGTTATGATTATTGCATATGTTTGTGACAGGTGTGTGAAAGCCAACAGAATGACCTCCAGCTGCTGAAGTTGAACTTGGAGAGCGCCAGAGAGACACTCCGACATCAtgagggtcaaaggtcacatgAGAGGTGGGCATCTGcaacatttgttttataaaatcaaaTTACTTATTTCAGCCACTGgctttacattttacagtatttgtttgtttttactattatacttttttaatatattgaattatttgtatattttaagtttaattttagtttcattaTTAGTAATTTGTAATAGAGAAATATAGCTATAGCACTTCTGTTGTtattatctttttaaaatattgctatttaagtctaatatatttttatttatgttttagttttttattcatttctggtcagtaatttcattttaaattagtttttataatttatatgttTAGTTTTCACcttaattttagtttattaatgtttttttgtaatattataaaatattaatattactatgtaggtttaatataatgttttagttaagtttttattcatatccagtcagttttatttttaattagattttatttgtaatattttctgttcatttaatattacttttataggtttaatttattcttatatagtttttatttcattttcagtatgtatttgtatttccATTTGGTAATTTTAGTTcttatttattaacttatttcagttatttgccaAAGCAATATTTCCAACTTTTTAAATCGATTAACCCAGGTCTAAGTGTCTTGAGTTATGAGTGTTGTTGTGTTCGTAGGGCTGATTCTGGTTTAGGAGACAGTCATGTGCTAGAAAACAGTGATCATCAGGAAGGGACAGAACTTGAAACAGGGCTAATGTCCACCCTGTGCCATAGCACAAGTGGAAATGCCCCATCGGTTTTAATGCAGCATCCTTGTGTTGAAATGGAAACGCAGACTGACTTTGAGCATGACATTGGCACCGCTTTGAGCACCACAAACCATGAATTCACAGAGCTTTCAGCTGTAGTGGAAAGTTGCTGTGGTGCCAACATTAAGAACAGCTGTGCGACTAGCCAGTGTGACATCAGTGAACAAGAATCACCCAAGATGGAAATGAGGGAAAGAGCGAACAACTGTGTTGAGCCGTCATCCCAGTCTCTCTGCTGTGATAATGCTGACAGCCCATCAGAAGAGCCACACTGTCAGGCAGCGTATTGTGACACTAGAGCTGATGTGGATGTAATGGCTGTCATTGACTATGATTCAGAGACAGGAACTCCTGTCTGTGTAGTCGATGTGGATATCAGTCCAAGAATCTCTTGGTAGGCTTCTCTAGCTTTATTAAAACATCTTGCAAGTCAGGTCGAAATCCAAATGCAACGTTCCTTGTTTGTCCCCCAACCCGCCCCAGTTAAAAGcattatccaaagtaacttacattgtaTTCAATCGTAATCTTATCAGGTCATGGATTTCCTGGGAATCAGACCCACACTGCGGCGATGCTAAAAACAcaccaattttaaatatatttttttggtggCTAATTAAAGGAGAGCTTAGTTTTACTATGTCCTACCATAATAAAATCCATTGCCCTGAATATTGCAGGTTATAGGTATGTTTTAAGATCAAgcaggcaaaaaaacaaaaacaatgttgaTTTTGTTGGCCTGATCGTAACAGTGACTTTCTCTTCATTAACTAGCACAGCAGATCTGAGCCTTCTTCATCTGGATTGCCCCTCCCCCTGTCACAGAAGTAGGCGGAGCTCTGTCTGTTTACCCGATTCTACGCTTAGCATTGAACTCTGTGCCAATGATGTAGCTCGCCATGGCAATGAGGTAGCTCAACAATACAATGCAAAAATACAACTCCATCTgtatttatatagaaaatatttccTTCTTGAAAAGTATAACCCATGTGAATTTTGTaatttgcattacttttttcctgtaaaataataataaaaacatattattattattaaatgttcctTTTTTACAGTACAGTAGCATTATTgcaatagtaaaatatttaattaataaatactcaTTTTGCATGGCACAAAATTGTATTATTGTTGCAAGAGTAatagattattatatatttttttataataatacttattttgtacaatacaatattattagCATCTCGTGTCTTTTCATGCCATGCAGGAGGGCTACATCTCGTCCACATCACGGTTACAGCGTCTGCTGGCCGAGTCTCAGGAAATGGTGGCAAGTTTGGAGAGTTCTACCAAGAAATCTGTGAGCCCAGCGAAACCTCAGAGCCCAATGAACCATGATGTCATTTGTCACCTCCAAAGTAATCATGGCAACGGCAGCCACTCCCAATCCTCCACCCTTAGCCAGGAGAGCAGACAAACACACGGGGTACCCATTACATCACAAAACTCATTTACATAACACTTTAATGCATAGTATGCTTCAAGATGAAACTGCAGCTAAATGGCATTTTCTCCTTATTGTCCTGAAGGAAAGAGACTCCCAGATCGAAAGCAGTCCACGTTTGCATCAAGGAAACAAGTAATGTGGTCCATAAAGCCACGAGAAGCAGCGAATCCCCGCTTACTTCCATCTTCTCCACAGCTTCTGAAAATAAATCAGTTCTTTGCAACCAAAGAGGAGTTTTGTGAAGCTAACAAGTAGTTTTTacagatttacatttttatcaaagtCTATTTTTATGATATGTGTATTAAAATAAGCATTAATGATTAATGCTACAGAAGCACTACCTCTGAACAATGTAAAGACTGTCGTTATTTATAAACTACTTTCTTCAAGTGTTAAACCTGTCGTACAAGATGACACAGTGGTGCTGGTTGTTTTTTGTGTCATTCCAGTTTCACTGTCATCAAACAGGTTTGGTTTCAGAGATAATGAACTGTGATGTGGCTCTTGTCCCGATCATTGTTTCACACCTGAAATGCAGTCTTGTTCTCACAGTAAGGACAAGGAGCCACCGAAATTTGCCTAATCTCAGGACATTTGAAAGAACAATAAAGGTCTTTA belongs to Carassius gibelio isolate Cgi1373 ecotype wild population from Czech Republic chromosome B10, carGib1.2-hapl.c, whole genome shotgun sequence and includes:
- the LOC127966245 gene encoding coiled-coil domain-containing protein 62 isoform X2 produces the protein MRDVMEGFKETRNSKTLGSFSISKGSPVEPWHSTPLKKNLFAANEAPDFSSTKLRDENRTRPARLSLHDLSEPMSSFSLTQDFQIPVNGLEVSTIKRQRLELQLLIAELKDRDQELNTMAAAHHKQLLSWEQDRQRVLILEQRCARLEDELEKRNELIRALSKRTKVAESREKDLYRELNSTQQQLHELSCTQMNTTRHEQDMEERNQSLNSTVMMLSSQVGQLQVREEELSSMLKLKDKDMIEATNHILELSGRLCELEKSLEQLRTRESKTLQEMEEHKHRFRESRHKNAQLKAELQEKTIENNSQREELIRFKQENQLLKKDITSVELQMMNEDKSWRDDLLELSRSKQARVESELLCLRQVCESQQNDLQLLKLNLESARETLRHHEGQRSHESTADLSLLHLDCPSPCHRSRRSSVCLPDSTLSIELCANDVARHGNEEGYISSTSRLQRLLAESQEMVASLESSTKKSVSPAKPQSPMNHDVICHLQSNHGNGSHSQSSTLSQESRQTHGERDSQIESSPRLHQGNK
- the LOC127966245 gene encoding protein Hook homolog 3 isoform X1, which gives rise to MRDVMEGFKETRNSKTLGSFSISKGSPVEPWHSTPLKKNLFAANEAPDFSSTKLRDENRTRPARLSLHDLSEPMSSFSLTQDFQIPVNGLEVSTIKRQRLELQLLIAELKDRDQELNTMAAAHHKQLLSWEQDRQRVLILEQRCARLEDELEKRNELIRALSKRTKVAESREKDLYRELNSTQQQLHELSCTQMNTTRHEQDMEERNQSLNSTVMMLSSQVGQLQVREEELSSMLKLKDKDMIEATNHILELSGRLCELEKSLEQLRTRESKTLQEMEEHKHRFRESRHKNAQLKAELQEKTIENNSQREELIRFKQENQLLKKDITSVELQMMNEDKSWRDDLLELSRSKQARVESELLCLRQVCESQQNDLQLLKLNLESARETLRHHEGQRSHERADSGLGDSHVLENSDHQEGTELETGLMSTLCHSTSGNAPSVLMQHPCVEMETQTDFEHDIGTALSTTNHEFTELSAVVESCCGANIKNSCATSQCDISEQESPKMEMRERANNCVEPSSQSLCCDNADSPSEEPHCQAAYCDTRADVDVMAVIDYDSETGTPVCVVDVDISPRISCTADLSLLHLDCPSPCHRSRRSSVCLPDSTLSIELCANDVARHGNEEGYISSTSRLQRLLAESQEMVASLESSTKKSVSPAKPQSPMNHDVICHLQSNHGNGSHSQSSTLSQESRQTHGERDSQIESSPRLHQGNK